From Atribacterota bacterium, one genomic window encodes:
- a CDS encoding long-chain fatty acid--CoA ligase, translated as MSLKTLNEMLDQSAEKFKDRSAFKVKKHGQFVPVNYGDFYKNVQELGTGLLELGFSKGDHIGLISENRWEWILSDLAIIGIGAVDVPASGNSYARDMAFKLNHSDSIATILEGEKLLREFSKVSSLLPNIKKLIIIEPVTVFSEEKESPEWAHAVPFKSDENINKAFYKKIHSTVSNDTSLILLSIKAKFFLEKYIKENEQELVKNFSLRDISELQDKLWEKTFIVKQGQLEGFPPIYSFRNILNKGKELLKKGDRRFVNIAKKAKPDDLITIIYTSGTTSDPKGVMLTHRNIMHNVNNLPGAIGDLNERDKFLSVLPSWHIYERTVEYCSISFGASTAYSKPFKQVLLPDLLLEKPTVMCTVPRIWNSLYKGIISKIKSGGGIQQWLFFSGLNVAKKYKHAKRILDNTLPLFDRDSFSQQELKDAKKTVNRLSWQYKLFDKLVFKKIRDMLGGEVKFAISGGGALQEDIDIFLDAVDVCVLEGYGLTETSPVIAGRSQDKPVIFTVGEPIPKLEVKIIDKENLTNEMPHGQAGVVMVKGDLVMKGYYKNEKKTTEVLQDGWFNTGDLGKKTHNGKYLKIIGRIKDTIVLRGGENVEPQPLEDKLKESQYVNMVIVVGQDKPRLGALIIPDFEEIQNYAKKNNIKYRDRQDLISKKEIISIFHKEQKRLISRENGFQPYETVMGIALLFEEFSQEKNEMTESLKLKRFIIHDKYHDIIDKICGKY; from the coding sequence ATGTCCTTAAAAACCCTGAACGAAATGCTTGATCAAAGCGCAGAAAAATTCAAAGACAGATCCGCTTTTAAGGTAAAAAAGCATGGACAATTTGTACCGGTTAATTATGGTGATTTTTATAAAAATGTCCAGGAACTTGGCACCGGATTATTGGAATTAGGTTTTTCGAAAGGTGACCATATTGGATTGATATCCGAAAATCGCTGGGAATGGATTCTAAGTGATCTTGCCATTATCGGTATCGGTGCCGTAGATGTTCCGGCAAGTGGTAATAGTTATGCCAGAGACATGGCATTTAAATTAAATCACTCTGATTCTATTGCCACTATTTTAGAAGGTGAAAAATTGTTGAGGGAATTTTCTAAAGTTTCCTCCCTGCTGCCAAATATTAAAAAATTAATTATTATAGAACCGGTTACTGTCTTTTCCGAAGAGAAAGAGTCTCCTGAATGGGCACATGCTGTCCCTTTCAAATCAGATGAGAATATTAATAAAGCATTTTATAAAAAAATACATTCAACTGTCAGTAATGATACAAGTCTTATCCTTTTATCAATAAAAGCAAAGTTTTTTTTAGAAAAATACATAAAAGAAAATGAACAGGAATTAGTTAAGAACTTCTCTTTAAGGGACATCTCTGAACTGCAAGATAAACTATGGGAAAAAACATTTATTGTAAAACAAGGTCAGCTTGAAGGCTTTCCTCCTATTTACTCTTTTAGAAATATTCTCAATAAGGGAAAAGAATTGTTAAAAAAAGGTGACCGACGTTTTGTAAACATAGCCAAAAAAGCCAAACCTGATGACTTGATAACTATTATCTATACTTCTGGTACCACTTCAGACCCTAAGGGAGTGATGTTGACACATCGAAATATCATGCATAATGTCAATAATTTACCTGGGGCAATTGGAGACCTTAATGAAAGAGACAAATTTCTTTCGGTTTTGCCATCATGGCATATTTATGAAAGAACTGTAGAATATTGCTCAATCAGTTTTGGTGCTTCTACCGCTTATAGTAAACCATTTAAACAGGTATTATTACCGGATTTGCTTCTGGAAAAACCTACTGTAATGTGTACCGTTCCCCGTATATGGAATAGTTTATATAAGGGTATTATAAGTAAGATAAAAAGCGGGGGAGGTATTCAGCAATGGCTTTTCTTTTCAGGACTAAATGTTGCAAAAAAATATAAACATGCCAAAAGAATACTGGACAATACCTTACCCCTTTTTGATCGCGATAGTTTCAGTCAACAGGAATTGAAAGATGCCAAAAAAACAGTAAACCGGCTATCCTGGCAATATAAATTGTTTGATAAATTAGTATTTAAAAAAATTCGAGATATGCTTGGTGGGGAAGTCAAATTTGCCATAAGCGGAGGCGGTGCACTTCAGGAAGACATAGATATTTTTTTAGATGCAGTAGATGTATGTGTGCTGGAAGGATACGGACTTACAGAGACTTCTCCGGTTATTGCAGGAAGAAGCCAGGATAAACCAGTTATATTTACAGTTGGTGAGCCTATTCCAAAGTTAGAGGTTAAAATCATCGACAAGGAAAACCTGACAAATGAAATGCCTCATGGACAAGCTGGTGTGGTAATGGTAAAAGGTGACCTTGTTATGAAAGGATATTACAAAAATGAGAAAAAGACTACTGAAGTACTTCAAGATGGATGGTTTAATACAGGTGATCTGGGGAAAAAGACCCATAACGGTAAATATCTAAAAATTATTGGTAGAATAAAAGATACTATTGTGCTAAGAGGTGGAGAAAACGTAGAACCTCAACCCTTAGAAGATAAGTTAAAAGAAAGTCAGTATGTTAACATGGTAATTGTAGTTGGACAGGATAAACCCAGACTTGGAGCCTTAATTATCCCTGATTTTGAGGAAATACAGAATTATGCTAAAAAAAATAATATAAAGTACCGGGACAGACAGGATTTAATCTCTAAAAAAGAAATTATTTCAATTTTTCATAAAGAGCAAAAACGTTTAATATCCAGAGAAAATGGTTTTCAGCCTTATGAAACTGTAATGGGTATTGCACTTTTATTTGAAGAGTTTTCACAGGAAAAGAATGAAATGACTGAAAGTCTTAAATTAAAGAGATTTATTATTCATGATAAATACCATGATATTATTGATAAAATATGCGGTAAATATTAA
- a CDS encoding ParA family protein has product MRIFSVANQKGGVAKTTTSINLGTCLSEFDKKVLLIDMDPQAHTTIGLGIEPNDLDKTMLNVLEPSRSPNKLDLDDVVIQLKEIGKGNLYVAPTNIDFASAEYKLIDQIGREDFLNIGIQNSKIDFDYVIIDCPPSLGILTINALKASGEVIIPIQPHYFALRGIEEFMETIKIVHQNLHHPLDIYVLVTIADMRSNISKEVIEETRNFFKERVFRTIIRKNITLVESTSEGIPIIYYNPKSHGAEDYLELAKEVISFEKEKISSRLY; this is encoded by the coding sequence TTGCGGATTTTTTCGGTTGCCAATCAAAAAGGTGGTGTTGCAAAGACTACCACATCGATTAATCTGGGTACTTGTTTAAGTGAATTTGATAAAAAAGTACTGCTTATAGATATGGACCCTCAGGCACATACTACAATAGGATTAGGCATCGAACCTAACGATCTTGACAAAACAATGCTTAATGTATTGGAACCAAGCCGTTCTCCTAATAAGCTTGATCTGGATGACGTGGTAATCCAACTGAAAGAAATAGGCAAAGGCAATTTATATGTAGCTCCCACTAATATTGATTTTGCCAGCGCTGAGTATAAACTAATTGATCAAATTGGAAGAGAAGATTTTTTAAATATTGGGATACAAAACAGCAAGATTGATTTTGACTATGTAATAATTGACTGTCCCCCTTCTTTGGGGATACTAACTATTAATGCATTAAAGGCCTCTGGTGAGGTTATAATACCTATTCAGCCACACTATTTTGCTTTACGAGGTATTGAAGAATTTATGGAAACAATTAAAATTGTTCATCAGAATTTACATCATCCTCTTGATATATATGTTTTGGTAACAATTGCAGACATGAGAAGTAATATATCCAAAGAGGTAATTGAAGAAACCAGGAATTTCTTTAAAGAAAGAGTTTTCAGGACTATAATAAGAAAAAATATTACATTGGTAGAATCCACCAGTGAGGGGATACCGATTATTTATTATAATCCCAAGTCCCATGGTGCAGAAGATTATTTAGAACTTGCCAAAGAGGTGATTTCCTTTGAAAAAGAAAAAATTAGCTCGCGGCTTTACTAA